One part of the Atribacterota bacterium genome encodes these proteins:
- a CDS encoding carbohydrate kinase family protein — MNFSDEEKEGIVVIGGTNIDIKGKPKNVLQWDTSNPGTIRISHGGVGRNIAHYLGLLNIPVNFLTVVGDDEEGREILEKLRKAHVQTRDVILSKKDPTGKYIAVLDEKGNMQVAVSDTVIMKRVTPRYLIAKSGIIMKNRLVIMDTNLTTQAIHYVASLCSRENIPMIVDPVSIVKSRKLLGILPKINYLTPNIGELGALSGLVIKNSADRERAIERLMKKGVQNIILTNSTQGVYIYSVQVPEGEFINTRRRKMVDCTGAGDALVAGIAYGLYHNYRLYQSVQIGLIISVLTVNSPESVYPQLDEVMVKKQMVRIFRIL; from the coding sequence ATGAATTTTTCTGATGAAGAAAAAGAGGGCATTGTGGTTATCGGCGGTACCAATATTGATATAAAAGGAAAGCCTAAAAATGTTCTTCAATGGGATACTTCCAATCCCGGAACCATACGGATTAGTCATGGCGGTGTTGGGAGAAATATTGCCCATTATTTGGGATTACTAAACATCCCGGTAAACTTTTTAACTGTAGTAGGTGATGATGAGGAAGGCAGAGAGATTTTGGAAAAGCTAAGAAAGGCCCATGTTCAGACCAGAGATGTCATTCTGTCCAAAAAGGATCCAACCGGAAAGTATATAGCTGTATTGGATGAAAAGGGAAATATGCAGGTTGCCGTAAGTGATACTGTGATTATGAAAAGGGTCACTCCCCGTTATCTTATTGCCAAATCCGGGATTATAATGAAAAACCGCCTTGTTATCATGGATACCAATCTTACTACCCAAGCAATTCATTATGTTGCCTCTTTATGTAGCAGAGAAAACATACCTATGATTGTTGATCCAGTATCAATAGTAAAAAGCAGAAAATTATTAGGAATTTTACCTAAAATTAATTATCTCACTCCTAACATCGGTGAGCTTGGTGCTCTTTCCGGTCTAGTAATAAAAAATTCTGCTGATCGAGAGAGAGCCATAGAAAGGCTCATGAAAAAAGGTGTTCAGAACATTATCTTGACTAACAGCACTCAGGGTGTTTATATTTATTCAGTGCAGGTTCCAGAGGGAGAGTTTATTAATACCAGGAGAAGAAAAATGGTAGACTGTACTGGAGCAGGTGATGCACTGGTAGCTGGAATAGCCTACGGATTATATCATAATTATAGACTTTACCAGTCGGTTCAAATAGGTCTTATTATCTCAGTCTTAACGGTTAATTCTCCTGAGTCGGTCTATCCCCAGCTTGATGAAGTTATGGTTAAAAAACAAATGGTAAGAATATTCAGGATTTTATAA
- the lipA gene encoding lipoyl synthase gives MITRKPDWLRIKYRKNEETEQLISLLNRLSLHTVCQEAMCPNLLECFSKKTATFLILGKYCTRNCTFCNVQKGEPEPVDVYEPEHIMQAVQELGLKYVVITSVTRDDLSDGGAFQFIQTIQKLQQFSEELLIEVLIPDFAGDWKALAGVLQAAPDVLNHNMETVPRLYNEVRPKADYHRSLAVLSNSKEIAPEIITKSGIMVGLGEREEEVIQVLHDLRSVDCDMLTIGQYLTPSRRHHPIMEYISPEQFLFYKKTAYQMGFKGVASAPLVRSSHGARELYLNLT, from the coding sequence ATGATTACCAGAAAACCAGATTGGTTAAGGATAAAATATAGAAAGAATGAAGAGACCGAACAGCTTATTTCCTTGCTAAATCGTCTATCACTCCATACAGTATGCCAGGAAGCCATGTGTCCTAATCTTCTGGAGTGTTTTAGCAAAAAGACTGCTACCTTTCTAATTTTAGGCAAATATTGTACCAGGAATTGTACTTTTTGTAATGTTCAGAAAGGAGAACCTGAACCGGTTGATGTTTATGAGCCGGAGCATATAATGCAGGCAGTACAAGAGCTTGGTTTAAAATATGTAGTAATTACCTCAGTAACTCGCGATGATTTGTCGGATGGCGGAGCATTTCAATTTATTCAGACTATTCAGAAATTACAACAGTTTTCAGAAGAATTATTAATAGAGGTGCTTATTCCGGATTTTGCTGGAGACTGGAAAGCATTAGCTGGTGTACTTCAAGCTGCTCCCGATGTATTAAATCATAATATGGAAACAGTACCCCGCTTATATAATGAGGTAAGACCAAAAGCGGACTATCATCGTTCTCTTGCTGTTTTAAGCAATAGCAAGGAGATTGCCCCGGAAATAATAACCAAATCAGGAATAATGGTTGGTTTGGGAGAAAGGGAAGAGGAAGTAATTCAAGTTTTACATGATTTAAGATCAGTAGATTGTGATATGTTAACCATAGGGCAGTATCTAACACCTTCCCGCCGGCATCACCCTATTATGGAATATATTTCCCCGGAACAGTTTCTATTCTATAAAAAAACGGCTTATCAGATGGGTTTCAAAGGAGTTGCCTCTGCGCCTCTGGTTAGAAGTTCACATGGAGCAAGAGAATTGTATCTCAACTTAACTTAA
- the lipB gene encoding lipoyl(octanoyl) transferase LipB has product MNQLSGEKKIKIVDLGLIDYEEALLIQERLLKLRQEDRIDDTLLLLEHEPVITIGKRGNSSNILAPKEFLAEQGVKVCSIGRGGDVTYHGPGQIVGYPIMRFLNHVPGIKELVRALEEVFIQLLNKYYQIAAGPIPEYPGVWVGNDKITAIGLSIHSGVTMHGFAFNVNTDLTAFQWILSCGITGKGVTSIKKLTDKKQDIAIVKKQVIQCFGEVFRLKPYWEDKTTLLQSMELLE; this is encoded by the coding sequence ATGAATCAGCTATCAGGAGAAAAGAAAATAAAAATCGTTGATTTAGGATTAATTGATTATGAAGAGGCATTATTAATTCAGGAAAGATTGCTTAAATTAAGACAGGAAGACCGTATCGATGATACTTTACTCCTTCTGGAACATGAACCGGTAATCACTATAGGAAAAAGAGGTAACAGCAGTAATATTCTAGCACCAAAAGAGTTTTTAGCAGAACAGGGTGTAAAGGTTTGCTCTATTGGTCGAGGTGGGGATGTAACCTATCACGGTCCCGGGCAGATTGTAGGTTATCCCATTATGCGCTTTCTAAATCATGTACCCGGAATTAAGGAATTAGTAAGAGCTTTAGAAGAAGTTTTTATTCAATTACTCAATAAATATTATCAAATTGCAGCTGGTCCTATTCCTGAATATCCCGGAGTTTGGGTGGGGAATGATAAAATCACTGCTATTGGTTTATCAATTCACTCCGGAGTTACAATGCACGGATTCGCCTTTAATGTCAACACCGATTTAACTGCCTTTCAATGGATATTATCCTGTGGTATTACCGGTAAAGGGGTAACTTCCATTAAAAAATTAACAGATAAAAAGCAGGATATTGCCATAGTGAAAAAGCAGGTTATACAATGCTTTGGAGAAGTTTTTCGTCTAAAGCCTTATTGGGAAGATAAAACAACCTTACTTCAAAGTATGGAGCTATTAGAATGA
- a CDS encoding FAD-dependent oxidoreductase — translation MKFLIEEKLRETDDVFSFILQPQEPISWQAGQYVLYKVPHDNPDNRGDTRIFTISSPPFQKKIRLTTRYLFAESSSFKKALFTKEAGDIVEAIKIDGSFTINVEDKKLVFVAGGIGITPYHSILLELEKREENKDIILIYSNKNENHIIFKDTIERLAKQYDRLDIVYLFSPQRCDIPLIKKVVPDIAERIFYISGPMVMVKSVEEALHELGVDGKKIKKDYFPGITE, via the coding sequence ATGAAATTTCTAATAGAAGAAAAGCTAAGAGAAACTGATGATGTTTTCAGTTTTATCCTCCAACCACAGGAACCCATTTCTTGGCAAGCAGGACAGTATGTTCTTTATAAGGTTCCTCATGATAATCCCGATAACAGGGGAGATACCCGTATTTTTACCATCTCTTCGCCACCCTTTCAAAAAAAGATTAGACTTACTACCCGTTATTTATTTGCAGAAAGCAGTTCTTTCAAAAAGGCTCTCTTTACCAAAGAGGCAGGAGATATAGTAGAGGCTATTAAAATTGATGGGAGCTTTACCATAAATGTGGAGGATAAAAAATTAGTCTTTGTTGCTGGTGGAATTGGCATCACTCCCTATCATTCTATTCTCCTGGAATTGGAAAAAAGGGAAGAAAACAAGGATATTATATTGATTTACAGTAATAAGAATGAAAATCATATTATTTTTAAGGATACCATAGAACGATTAGCAAAACAGTATGATAGGTTAGACATTGTTTATCTTTTTTCACCACAGCGCTGTGACATCCCTTTAATTAAAAAGGTAGTTCCAGATATAGCCGAGCGAATTTTCTATATATCTGGCCCTATGGTTATGGTTAAGTCGGTAGAAGAAGCCTTGCACGAGCTTGGTGTTGATGGGAAAAAGATAAAAAAAGATTATTTTCCTGGCATTACTGAGTAA
- a CDS encoding glucose 1-dehydrogenase, with amino-acid sequence MDRLAKKIAIITGAAGGIGSAISLRFAREGALVLLCDLDNSSGKDLENKIRQSDGKAEFFPMDVTLEKDWKKLISYLIDSYQQLDILINNAGINIRKPIEEMEVEEWDTMMRVNVRSVFLGTKHILPVMRKQKSGSIINMSSICGLVGHKYTPEAYTASKGAITLLTKSTAVRYAKEGIRINSLHPSTVRTDLVNKMLTDPERLQERLGEIPLGRLATVNDVVNAALFLACDESSFLTGVSLPVDGGLTAY; translated from the coding sequence ATGGATAGGTTAGCTAAAAAAATTGCTATTATTACCGGAGCAGCTGGAGGAATTGGTTCTGCTATTTCCTTGCGCTTTGCCCGCGAAGGAGCATTAGTATTGCTATGTGATTTGGACAATTCATCCGGAAAGGATTTGGAGAATAAAATTAGACAGAGTGACGGAAAGGCTGAATTTTTTCCCATGGATGTTACCTTAGAAAAGGATTGGAAGAAGCTGATATCTTACCTAATAGATTCTTATCAACAATTAGATATTTTAATAAATAATGCCGGAATTAATATAAGAAAACCAATAGAAGAGATGGAGGTTGAGGAATGGGATACCATGATGCGGGTGAATGTCAGGAGTGTCTTTCTGGGGACCAAGCATATCTTGCCAGTAATGCGAAAACAAAAAAGTGGAAGTATCATCAATATGTCTTCCATTTGTGGATTGGTAGGACACAAATATACTCCGGAAGCATATACAGCATCTAAGGGGGCTATTACCCTGTTAACTAAATCCACAGCGGTCAGATATGCTAAAGAAGGTATCAGAATTAATTCTCTGCACCCCTCTACAGTAAGAACTGATCTGGTAAATAAGATGTTGACAGATCCTGAAAGATTGCAAGAAAGGCTTGGTGAGATTCCATTGGGACGATTAGCAACAGTTAATGATGTAGTTAATGCCGCTCTTTTCTTAGCCTGTGATGAGTCATCCTTTCTCACCGGGGTATCTCTACCGGTTGACGGAGGTTTAACTGCGTACTAA